CGGGCCAGAACATAGGCTTTGCCAACTCGCTAACCTGTGTCGCCGATGTCTACGGCGTCCAGTGCGTGGGCATCACAGGCCGTTTTTTTACACATCTCCCTCTACCATATGCCGCAAGCGTTCGAGCGCACGATCCCAGCCTGCCGAGATGCCGTGCAGAAAGGCCTGCGCTTCTTGCAGCCGTTGTGTTTTCAGTGCATAGCGTACTTCGCGACCGTGCCTTTGGTGCTGCACCAGGTTGGCGCCTTCGAGCACCTGTAGATGCTTGATGATGGCCTGGCGCGTAACCTGTGCATTCTCGGACAAACGTGTCGCCGATTGCGCGCCCTGCTCCACCAGTTGCTGCACCAGCGCAAGCCGGGTGGCATCGCCAAGCGCAGCAAACACATCTGCAAAGCTCTGCTCATCGGCAGTGGCCTGATCAATCACGCTCGACATATTGCTTCACATTGCGGATCTGACCTTCCCAGCCACCCGTGTTCATCAGGAAAGCACGGGCGCGACGATGTGCGGGCACGTTGTCGAACCCCGATTCGGTAATCGTCAGTTGGGTGCCGTCAGCAACGGGCTCCAGGCGGAACTCGACCAGTGTAGTAGGTTCGTTATGTGGATCCGCTTGGGCATCAATACCGAAAGGGATCCAGCGAAAGCTGAAGTATCGCTCCGGCTCGATCGTCTGCACCGTGCAGAATGTCGAACTCTCTTGCGGCAGATTGACGGGTGCCGGCTCCAGGCCAGCCTGACGCTGGTATTGCTCGATAACAGCCTCGTCCAATGGGCCAGTGAATTTTCCCCGGACTGTCTCGGCCTCGATAAAGGGTCCTTCGAGCGCGACCCCGAACCACTGCCCGAACTCCTGCGCATCGGTCAGGGCACGCCACACCCGGGAGACGGGTGCGGCCAGCGTGACGCTTTTTTCAATCTGGTTTGAAGACATGTGATCCTCCTGTTTAGGTGCAACCATATAGTTGCACTTAGTGTATAACAGGAAAATCGAACAGGCAAACGTTTTTTTTTGCCGCAACGATGGACCTATACAGGTCTGGTCCATCACGAATGTAACCGGATGCTCCAGGCTGCCCTCCCTTATCTAGGGGTCTACCGGCGAACCCTAGGCAGCACTTGCCCGAAGGGGGTTATCAAAATGAAAAAGCCTGCCTTTCGGATTTAACGATAGGCCTTCAGGGCATTTTTCGACATACTACCCCGCTGACTAATTCGCGTGCCCCATTGTGCGCCCACGCCCCCATACGGAGACACTAATATGAGAACACCCCTGCGCCTTACTGCCACGCTGGCCCTGCTGGTTGCCCCCGCCCTGTCCGCCGCTGCCGATTATCCGCAACGGCCCATTTCATTGATCGTGCCTTTTGCCGCTGGTGGCCCGACCGATGTTGTCGCCCGGTCTCTTGCCAACGAAATGGGCAAGGTGCTCAAGCAAACCGTGGTGGTGGAAAACAGGACCGGCGCCGGCGGCACACTGGCGGCAGGCTACGTTGCAGCCGCCAAGCCTGACGGCCACACGATTTTCCTGCACCACACCGGCATGGCAACGGCCCCCGCCATGTACAGCAAGCTGCGCTATGACCCGCTCAAGAGCTTTGAATATATTGGTGAAGTGGTCGACGTGCCCATGACCCTGATGGCCCGCGCCGATCTGCCGCCGAACAATTTCAAGGAGTTTGTCGATTACGCCAAAGCCAACGGCGACAAGATCAATCTGGCTAATGCCGGCCCGGGCGCGGTCTCCCAGCTTTGTGGTTCGCTGCTGCAGCAGGCCATGGGTGTGAAATTTACCACCGTCCCCTTCCAAGGCACCGGCCCCGCCATGACCGCCTTAATGGGCAAGCAGGTCGACGTGCTGTGTGACCAGACCACGCAGACCCTGCCGCATATCAAGGCTAAGGATCTGAAATTCTACGGCGTGACTACGCCCGAGCGGATCAAACAGTTACCCGATGCGCCGACACTGGCCGAACAAGGGCTCAAAGGATTCGACGTTAAAGTGTGGCATGGTCTGTACGCGCCTAAAGGCACGCCCAAGCAAGCCATAGACAAATTGAACGAGTCTTTGAAGGTGGCCCTGAAAGCCCTGCGTTTGTGCAACGGATGGAGCAGCTGGGTGCACAGATTGTGAGCCCAGAGCGCCAGACCCCCGAGTCGCTGCACAAATGGCTTGCCGCCGAAGTGGCCAAATGGGGCCCTATCCTGAAAGCAGAAAACATCAGCATCAACTAAATCGCATGGATGCACAAATCCGGTGGCATGGGCCGCCGGACTTGCGCCTGTGAACCCGATTCTGGCAGGCTTTTTTTCTGCTGGCGCGAGCGTATTACAACACGCCCTGCCGCTATGTCAGATGTAATTGCAATGGTGACATTATGAATATGTCAGCGGTGCCTGCCGGCGATGGCATCTGTGATGCGAATTACCGTACCCGGCATTTTTTCAGTCCTGCGCTAACCTGACAGACACTACTCGCTGAAGGCCACATCGAATGTCATCACCGAGGTGAGCGATTGCCCCGGCTCCAGCGGCTGTCCACCCACCTGTGTCGGGTCGTAGGTGGCGTTCAGATTAAAGGCATCGGACGTATTGCTGACCGGCTCGGCGCAGAACCAGTCTTTGCCCGGCGGGCTGTAGACCACCAGGAAATCCAGAGGCTGGGTTGCCGTCATGCGTAAGGTCCGGCGTTCGTCGGGCCAGTGGATGTCGGCCACATGATCCCAGGCAGTGAGGATGATCGAAAACATGCCGGTCGATTGCAATACCCTGTTTGAGCGCATCGGTATCCGGGTGCATGGCCAGATTCAGCGGCATGACCTCCTCATCGCTGATCCACGCCTGCCCCACGCCAGCGGTCAGTGTCGTATTGGAATGACGCACGAAATAAGGATGATGTCCCATACCCACCGGCATGACACGGTGACCGGTATTGGTCACCGTCAGGTGCACCTTCAGTCGTAGCGGCTCCAGTACGAAACGCTGCTCGGCAACAAACGCGTACGGCCAGGCATCCGGCGCATGCGTATAACGTATGACCAGTTCATTTTCCTGCTGTGATTCCACGGTCCAGGGCTTGTTACGCACAATGCCATGGATGCTGTGCGGTGAGTCAGGCTTGGCTGAAGGGTAGGTCACGCGCTGGCCTTCGAACTCAAAGGTGCCGTTGCGCAGCCGTCCGAACCAAGGCAGCAGCGGAAAGCTGGACATCTCCGAGACCAGACCTTCGTCAATCGCCTGTCGGGAAGCATCGCGCAACCAGGGGCATATGACGTTATCAATGCGATGCCGGTAGCCGCAAATGGCACCCCCGATGTGAGGCGCGACGATCAATTCGGCCTGGTCGGCACGCAGGGTAATCAGTTTCGTTTTACTCATTCCGTGTCCTTTATGTGCAATGTATATATCAGCTTCATGCGCTCTGTGCTGTCGCTGCACCAGCAGCCCAATAGCGCTGCAGCCAGCCGAGTCCGTCACGAGTGCCGCGCGCCGGTCGATATTCGCAGCCGATCCAGCCATCGTAGCCGGCCGCCTCAAGCTGCCTGAATATATACGAATAATTCAATTCTCCCGTATCGGGCTCGTGCCGGTCCGGTGCGCCGGCAATCTGCATATGGCCGACCAACCCGGCGCCCAGCGATTGCCCAATATGACGAGTGACATCGCCTTCGGTGCGCTGGCAATGATAAAGATCCATCTGGATACGCAGGTTATCCATGTTGACCTGCGCCAGCACATCGCGTGCCTGCGCCTGACGCGACAGAAAATAACCGGGCATATCGACTGGATTGATTGGTTCGATCATCAGGTCCAGACCGGCGCCCTGCAGCAGCGTGGCCGCTTTGGACAGGGTATCCAGATACTGGTCTTGCGCAGCGGCCTGGGCGGCCTGGTCAGGGACGATCCCGGCCATCACATGGATGCGCGGCACGCCCAGAATCAATGCGTAATCAATGGCTTTTTTCACGCCATCCAGGCATTCGGCCTGACGGCCCGGCAGACAGGCCAGCCCTTTTTCACCGGCAGCCGCAACGCCCGGTGGCGCATTGATAAGCACTTGCTGCAAGCCGTGGTCCTGCAGTCGGCGGCTAATCGCATCGGCCTCATCATCATAAGGGAACAGGCATTCAACCCCCTTGAAGCCATCCTGCGCCGCCAGCGCATAGCGATCCAGAAACGGCACCTCGGTGTACAGCAGGGACAGATTTGCAGCAAATTTCAACATCACTGGTATCCCATTTGTGCCAACAGGCTGTCGGGCACCGTGATGCCCTCTTCCCGGGCCGTATTGGCCAGATCATGACGGCGCGCGCCAGGCAGGCGGACCCCGTCATCTTCCAGCATGGCGGCAATCAGGTCTTCAAGACGATTGAAATAGGTCTGCTGGCCGGCCAGGGCTTGCGGATCGATCAAAATAAATACCTGGCCCAGCCTGGGTTCGTTGCCGGTGTCATCATAAAGCGGATCGGCCTCATAGCCGAAATTAGCCCCGGTAAGCGCCACGCAAAGCACTTCAACCATCAGGGCCAGCATTGACCCCTTGACGCCGCCAGCAGCCTGCATACTGCCTTTGAGGGCCGCCTTGGCATCATTGGTGGGCCGGCCTTCGCTATCGAGCGCCCAGCCATCGGGAATGGGCTTATCGTCGCGTGCTGCCAGAATGACTTTACCCCGGGCCACCTGCGACAAAGACAGATCAATTACCACCGGCTCGGCCTGCTCGCGCGGAAAAGCCGCAGCGATGGGGTTGGTACCAAAAAGCGGCCGCTTGCCACCCCACGCCGTGATCGCCGAAGGCGAGTTGCTGAAGGCCAGCCCGATCAGTCCGGCATGGGCCACCGGCTCCAGATGATAGGCCGCCATGCCGAAATGATGGCTGTTGGTCACGCCGGCAATGCAAATGCCGGTCTGCCTGGCCTTTTCTATCGCTGCGGTAATGGCCAGCTCGCAGGCTGGAAAGGCCAGCCCGGTGCGCGCATCAACCAGCAGCGCTGATGCTTTTTCCTGCACAATTTCCGGTTCAGCTCCCCCGTCGGCCCGCCCTGAAGACAGGTGCAGCGCGTAACTAGGCACGCGCGAAACGCCATGCGTGGCAATCCCGTGCGCATCTGCAAACACCAATGCTTTGGCCGTTGTCTCGGCCATAACCGGATTGGCACCGGCGGCGGCCAGGGTATCCTGCGCCAGGGTGATCAGGGAAGAAAGTGAAATTGTGCTCATGCTGCCTCGTCCATATTGTTGTGTGTGATCCTGGGCGGTGCTGCGACAAATGCGCAACACGACCTGCTTCAGCCTAATGATAATTCAGGAAGAGCGGACACTGCCGCAGATCGCCAGGCGTACCGGCAATTTTTCGGCACGTGCATGGGATTTAATGGAAATAGGGTGGCATGCGGCGACAAAAAGCAGTCTTGTCCAGGCTGGGCCGCCTGTTATCGACGAGCATAACAGGGTTAATAAAGCGGATTTGGGCGTAAAACGGAGTCGGCCATCCCACCGATGAGCGGCACGCCGCCGGGCTGGCTGCGACCGGGTGAGCCTGTCAGCCCTGACGCGACTGGGCCAGTGCGGCGGCGGCCAGCGCTGTGATCCCCGCCCAGTCGCCTGCCTGCACCAGATTTGCGGGCGCCAGCCAGGAGCCGCCGACGCAGGCGACGTTGGGCAGCGCCAGATAAGTCGCTGCGTTGGCTGCGTGGATCCCACCGGTAGGGCAAAAAACAATATCGGGCAAGGGGCTGTGCAGCGACTTGAGCAATGGCACGCCGCCTACGGCCTCTGCCGGAAAAAGCTTTTGGGCCGCAAAGCCGGCATCAAAGGCGTTCATGGCCTCGGTGGGCGTGGCAACCCCTGGCAAAAACGGCACCCGGTTGGCGGCCAGCGCCGGCAACAGAGCCGCGGGCAGGCCGGGCGACACGGCAAAACGCGCACCTGCCTGCAGCGCCGCTTCCAGCTGATCTGCGTCCCGTACCGTGCCCACACCGATCAATGCTTGCGGAAATGCCGCGACCAGTTCGCGCACGCCGTCGAGTGCAGCGGGGGTGCGCAGTGTGATTTCAAATGTGTTAATGCCCCCATCCAGCAAGGCACGAGTGACCTGCAGGGCCTCATCAACCGACTGAATGACCATGACCGGCATGACCGGGCCCCGTTTAAGAATGGCAAGTGTGTCCACGACAGTATTTCCTTTGTGATTAATCTCACCCGGCACAGGCTCGCTTCGACGAGATGGCGCGTCACGGGCGTGATGTTGAACCAGACACGGGCAGCAATCTGCTGAAAACCGCCCGCGCCATCAGTTCAATTGTGATTTACGCATTCCAGGAAACCAGTTTACCTGGATTGAAAATATTGTTGGGATCATAAGCATGCTTGATCAGCCGCATCAATTGCAGTGCGTCCTCACCATGCTCTTCTTTGAGGAACTCCATTTTATGAATGCCCACGCCATGTTCACCCGAGCAGGTGCCGTCCATGCGAATGGCGCGCGATACCAGCCGGCGATTGATGCCTTCGGACATATCCCATTCTTCACGGCTGTCCGGGTCGATCAGCATCTGCACATGGAAGTTGCCATCGCCCACATGCCCGACGATGGTGTACGGAAAGGGCATGCCTTCGAGCTCCTGGGCGGTTTCGCTGACGCACTCGGCAAGCCGCGAAATCGGCACACATACGTCGGTCGCAACAGAACGCGAACCAGGACGCAATTGCAGGCCGGAATAATGTGAATTATGACGGGCCGTCCACAAGCGTTTGCGATCTTCGGGCTTTTCGGCCCACTCAAAGTCCATGCCGCCGTTGTCCTTCGCAATTTCCTGCACAATCTCGGCCTGCTCACGCACGCCGGTTTCGCTGCCATGAAATTCAAACAGCAGCAGCGGTGTTTCCTTGAGCGTGAGCTTGCTATAGGCATTAA
Above is a window of Advenella kashmirensis WT001 DNA encoding:
- a CDS encoding ArsR/SmtB family transcription factor yields the protein MSSVIDQATADEQSFADVFAALGDATRLALVQQLVEQGAQSATRLSENAQVTRQAIIKHLQVLEGANLVQHQRHGREVRYALKTQRLQEAQAFLHGISAGWDRALERLRHMVEGDV
- a CDS encoding SRPBCC family protein: MSSNQIEKSVTLAAPVSRVWRALTDAQEFGQWFGVALEGPFIEAETVRGKFTGPLDEAVIEQYQRQAGLEPAPVNLPQESSTFCTVQTIEPERYFSFRWIPFGIDAQADPHNEPTTLVEFRLEPVADGTQLTITESGFDNVPAHRRARAFLMNTGGWEGQIRNVKQYVERD
- a CDS encoding aldose epimerase family protein — translated: MSKTKLITLRADQAELIVAPHIGGAICGYRHRIDNVICPWLRDASRQAIDEGLVSEMSSFPLLPWFGRLRNGTFEFEGQRVTYPSAKPDSPHSIHGIVRNKPWTVESQQENELVIRYTHAPDAWPYAFVAEQRFVLEPLRLKVHLTVTNTGHRVMPVGMGHHPYFVRHSNTTLTAGVGQAWISDEEVMPLNLAMHPDTDALKQGIAIDRHVFDHPHCLGSCGRHPLARRTPDLTHDGNPASGFPGGLQPAGQRLVLRRAGQQYVRCL
- the otnI gene encoding 2-oxo-tetronate isomerase; the encoded protein is MLKFAANLSLLYTEVPFLDRYALAAQDGFKGVECLFPYDDEADAISRRLQDHGLQQVLINAPPGVAAAGEKGLACLPGRQAECLDGVKKAIDYALILGVPRIHVMAGIVPDQAAQAAAQDQYLDTLSKAATLLQGAGLDLMIEPINPVDMPGYFLSRQAQARDVLAQVNMDNLRIQMDLYHCQRTEGDVTRHIGQSLGAGLVGHMQIAGAPDRHEPDTGELNYSYIFRQLEAAGYDGWIGCEYRPARGTRDGLGWLQRYWAAGAATAQSA
- a CDS encoding Ldh family oxidoreductase, with protein sequence MSTISLSSLITLAQDTLAAAGANPVMAETTAKALVFADAHGIATHGVSRVPSYALHLSSGRADGGAEPEIVQEKASALLVDARTGLAFPACELAITAAIEKARQTGICIAGVTNSHHFGMAAYHLEPVAHAGLIGLAFSNSPSAITAWGGKRPLFGTNPIAAAFPREQAEPVVIDLSLSQVARGKVILAARDDKPIPDGWALDSEGRPTNDAKAALKGSMQAAGGVKGSMLALMVEVLCVALTGANFGYEADPLYDDTGNEPRLGQVFILIDPQALAGQQTYFNRLEDLIAAMLEDDGVRLPGARRHDLANTAREEGITVPDSLLAQMGYQ
- a CDS encoding bifunctional 4-hydroxy-2-oxoglutarate aldolase/2-dehydro-3-deoxy-phosphogluconate aldolase yields the protein MDTLAILKRGPVMPVMVIQSVDEALQVTRALLDGGINTFEITLRTPAALDGVRELVAAFPQALIGVGTVRDADQLEAALQAGARFAVSPGLPAALLPALAANRVPFLPGVATPTEAMNAFDAGFAAQKLFPAEAVGGVPLLKSLHSPLPDIVFCPTGGIHAANAATYLALPNVACVGGSWLAPANLVQAGDWAGITALAAAALAQSRQG